A region of Ammoniphilus oxalaticus DNA encodes the following proteins:
- a CDS encoding DedA family protein, protein MYLDFLLGGIEQYGYAALFFFLWLGIVGLPIPDEVIVMSGGFVTSLGILKPLPAFALTYAGVISGLTIGYCIGRIIGPPALHYLMRKRKTAKYIEKAHHFIDRYGAFSLVISYLFPVIRHIVPYIVGVNRMSFFRYALFSYSTGFIWTLALFMVGKYFGHSIELVSQYVTRFGWIFGFVCLIIALSIFIVRKMKKAGGQAV, encoded by the coding sequence ATGTACCTCGACTTCTTGCTGGGCGGGATAGAGCAATATGGGTACGCCGCCCTCTTTTTCTTCCTGTGGCTTGGGATCGTAGGGTTGCCAATACCAGATGAGGTTATCGTAATGAGCGGCGGGTTTGTGACTTCGCTTGGCATACTTAAACCGCTTCCCGCTTTTGCGCTTACGTATGCGGGTGTTATATCAGGGCTCACGATTGGTTATTGCATTGGCCGAATCATTGGACCGCCCGCTTTACATTATTTGATGCGCAAGCGGAAAACGGCCAAATATATTGAAAAAGCCCACCATTTTATAGATCGTTATGGAGCTTTCTCGCTCGTAATTAGTTACCTCTTTCCAGTTATTCGACATATCGTTCCTTATATCGTTGGCGTTAACAGAATGAGCTTTTTTCGATATGCGCTATTTTCGTACTCCACTGGATTTATTTGGACTTTGGCCCTGTTCATGGTAGGGAAGTACTTTGGTCATTCGATTGAGCTCGTTAGTCAATATGTTACACGTTTTGGTTGGATTTTCGGCTTCGTTTGCCTGATTATCGCTCTGTCTATTTTTATTGTAAGAAAAATGAAAAAGGCGGGCGGGCAAGCTGTGTGA
- a CDS encoding beta-class carbonic anhydrase, producing the protein MPLSEILRYNEEFVASKEYETYHTDKFPTKKMVILSCMDTRLIELLPKAMGLKNGDAKIIKNAGAIVKQPFGSIMRSILVAIYALKAEDVYVIGHHECGMTGLECGPLLDSMKDRGITQEMIEVLSHSGINLEGWLKGFKSVKEGVENSVEMIQNHPLLPKGTPVHGLIIDPDTGKLDLVVDGYANTVNA; encoded by the coding sequence ATGCCACTTTCTGAGATCCTAAGGTACAATGAGGAGTTCGTTGCCAGCAAAGAATATGAAACATACCATACAGATAAGTTTCCAACGAAAAAAATGGTCATTTTAAGCTGCATGGACACACGGTTGATTGAACTACTTCCAAAAGCAATGGGACTGAAAAACGGAGATGCGAAGATTATTAAAAACGCGGGAGCGATTGTGAAGCAGCCTTTCGGCAGTATCATGCGCAGTATCCTCGTTGCGATCTACGCCCTGAAAGCCGAAGATGTGTATGTGATTGGACACCACGAATGTGGCATGACAGGTCTTGAGTGTGGGCCTTTGCTCGATAGTATGAAAGATCGCGGAATCACGCAAGAGATGATCGAAGTACTATCGCATTCAGGAATTAATTTAGAAGGTTGGTTAAAAGGATTTAAATCTGTAAAAGAAGGCGTGGAAAACAGTGTGGAAATGATTCAAAACCACCCCTTGTTACCAAAAGGGACACCTGTACACGGCCTGATTATCGATCCAGACACAGGTAAACTTGACCTCGTTGTTGACGGTTACGCCAATACTGTAAACGCTTAA
- a CDS encoding leucyl aminopeptidase has product MKISTTVQEIVDLQTDCLVLGVLEGEKKPEGALSQIDQKLEGQISSLLAEGDFLGKNKETLTLYTFGKLPSKRIMLVGLGKEPTFESVRGAAATAIRIGLNDKVDQLVFCLESYLIDTTQAQEMAHALGEGAALGGYRFKGYAWEEREYHQVDSVVIATSLSDQEAEVSRGAQIAEAFSAGTNLARDLVNTPGNKMTPAQIADAAVAVAQRYGMEYEVLEREDMEKLGMGGLLGVAQGSAQPPKLIAIKYKGAQNWDDVLGFVGKGISFDTGGISLKPGLKMEEMIGDMGGAAAVIGALEALGRLKPSVNVLAVIPSAENMPSGTALKPGDIITTMSGRTVEVLNTDAEGRLVLADGVSYAKKLGADYIVDVATLTGAVLVALGTCTTGVVTNDDDFVDEVLHAAADAGELVWQLPSFKPYKEQIKSRVADLKNTGGRNAGSITGGLFIGAFAEETPWVHLDIAGTSWADKQEELSPQGGTGAMTRTLAVLAMGRSANRTEE; this is encoded by the coding sequence ATGAAAATTTCAACGACGGTTCAAGAGATAGTAGATCTTCAAACAGACTGTCTCGTGTTAGGGGTCTTGGAAGGGGAAAAAAAGCCGGAAGGCGCGCTCAGTCAAATTGATCAAAAATTAGAAGGTCAAATTTCGAGCTTGCTGGCTGAAGGTGATTTTTTAGGAAAGAATAAAGAAACGCTTACATTATATACATTCGGAAAACTGCCAAGTAAACGGATTATGTTAGTTGGACTTGGCAAAGAACCCACCTTTGAATCTGTTCGCGGGGCTGCTGCTACAGCGATCCGCATTGGTTTAAACGATAAAGTGGATCAGCTTGTATTTTGCTTGGAAAGTTATCTGATCGATACAACGCAAGCGCAAGAAATGGCGCATGCGCTTGGGGAAGGCGCGGCTCTAGGCGGGTATCGGTTTAAAGGATATGCTTGGGAGGAGAGAGAATACCATCAAGTCGACAGCGTTGTGATTGCCACGAGTTTGAGCGACCAAGAGGCGGAAGTGAGCCGAGGAGCGCAAATTGCAGAAGCGTTTTCCGCGGGCACAAATTTGGCGAGAGATTTAGTGAATACGCCGGGCAATAAGATGACGCCAGCTCAAATCGCCGACGCCGCTGTTGCGGTAGCGCAACGTTACGGGATGGAATATGAAGTGCTTGAACGAGAGGATATGGAAAAGCTCGGTATGGGCGGGCTGCTTGGGGTCGCCCAAGGGAGCGCTCAGCCACCGAAATTAATTGCGATTAAATATAAAGGCGCCCAAAATTGGGACGATGTGCTTGGTTTTGTTGGAAAAGGTATCAGTTTTGATACGGGAGGCATTTCTTTAAAGCCGGGACTGAAAATGGAAGAGATGATTGGCGATATGGGTGGGGCGGCTGCGGTAATTGGCGCTTTAGAAGCGCTCGGACGTTTAAAACCGTCTGTAAACGTGTTGGCTGTCATTCCAAGCGCAGAAAATATGCCTTCAGGAACAGCCTTAAAACCAGGTGATATCATTACGACGATGAGCGGGCGGACTGTTGAAGTGTTGAATACGGATGCGGAAGGTCGTTTGGTGCTCGCTGATGGCGTCAGTTACGCAAAAAAGCTAGGCGCGGATTACATCGTTGACGTTGCGACGTTAACAGGAGCCGTGTTAGTCGCGCTTGGAACCTGTACGACAGGTGTTGTGACGAATGACGACGATTTTGTGGATGAAGTGTTACATGCTGCGGCTGATGCGGGGGAACTCGTGTGGCAATTGCCTTCCTTTAAGCCATACAAGGAACAAATTAAGAGTCGGGTCGCTGATTTGAAAAATACAGGCGGACGCAATGCCGGCAGTATTACCGGCGGACTATTTATCGGGGCATTCGCTGAAGAAACGCCGTGGGTTCATTTGGACATCGCGGGTACCTCTTGGGCTGATAAACAAGAAGAACTATCCCCGCAAGGCGGGACTGGGGCGATGACAAGGACGTTGGCTGTACTAGCCATGGGGCGTTCCGCAAATCGAACGGAGGAATAA
- a CDS encoding C40 family peptidase, with protein MVFSMQKLARRWLPLCCLFLIGACQATSPPVKQMSASAQLTIDGQKTNRVIPLQIEHTGKRWVAVQETMNALDLRMQQAGETYQIGYTDPIYTVKAGDISATVGDRRIMLPRAPRAQNDQLFMTVEALSALLNTEIKWDANKRKLSLVAPTLLSTDEGQKSASIQSSGNVNGAEVIRFAERFLGTPYEFGADDYRETKAFDCSSFVKYVLERFGVEVPRSSIEQASVGRRISADQFKPGDLLFFFTPGRYASNRMVGHVAMYAGNGEIIHTYGDPGVTKSELAGYWEQRLLFAKRP; from the coding sequence TTGGTTTTTTCTATGCAAAAGTTAGCGCGCCGCTGGTTGCCACTGTGTTGTTTGTTTTTAATTGGGGCTTGCCAAGCTACATCTCCTCCCGTTAAACAAATGAGCGCATCGGCCCAGCTAACGATCGATGGCCAAAAAACGAATCGAGTCATCCCGCTCCAAATTGAACATACGGGTAAGAGGTGGGTCGCTGTACAAGAGACAATGAACGCCTTAGATCTCAGAATGCAACAAGCTGGCGAAACCTACCAAATTGGTTATACCGATCCGATTTATACTGTAAAGGCAGGGGACATCTCCGCAACAGTCGGAGATCGGAGAATCATGTTGCCGCGCGCTCCGCGCGCGCAAAATGATCAATTGTTTATGACGGTTGAGGCGTTGTCAGCGTTATTAAATACTGAAATCAAGTGGGATGCTAATAAGAGGAAGTTAAGTCTCGTCGCGCCTACGCTACTCTCGACAGATGAGGGACAAAAGTCAGCCTCGATTCAATCGAGCGGAAACGTGAATGGCGCTGAAGTCATTCGTTTTGCGGAAAGGTTTTTAGGGACGCCGTATGAATTTGGAGCGGATGATTACCGGGAAACAAAAGCTTTTGATTGTTCCTCTTTTGTAAAGTATGTGCTAGAACGATTTGGCGTTGAAGTTCCGCGAAGTTCAATAGAACAGGCAAGTGTCGGACGGCGAATCAGCGCGGATCAGTTCAAGCCGGGCGATTTGCTTTTCTTTTTCACACCCGGTCGCTATGCCAGTAATCGCATGGTTGGGCATGTCGCGATGTACGCTGGAAATGGAGAAATCATCCATACATATGGGGACCCTGGTGTGACGAAAAGCGAACTAGCCGGATATTGGGAACAAAGACTTTTATTTGCCAAACGACCATAG
- the glp gene encoding gephyrin-like molybdotransferase Glp: MLERRTSIPVSEAVARVMKYAGEAQIEQVSINDCDGRYLGEDLVATDDVPNFDRSAFDGFAIRTEDIEGATSENPVILEVVEEIGAGDVPLKTVGLNQAVRIMTGAQMPVGATAVIPLELTETFIDQGKTKVKAKRFIEQGDYVTYRGQDMKAGTPIVEKGTYINPGVKALLATFGYHQVKVAKKPKVGVFATGSELLDVDEPLVPGKIRNSNAYMIISQIIRSGAEPVYFGKLADDLEASFAAITKALADVDILVTTGGVSVGDFDYLPIIYDRLGADVLFNKIAMRPGSVTTVAHWNGKILFGLSGNPSACYVGYELYARPIVKTLLCSKKPHLQRTKAILAEDFPKVNPFTRFVRSKIFYEDSQLYVAPSGADKSNIVSSLALCNSFIVLPGGTRGFAIGDIVDVLLLEDHDGAEWPWDQTK; encoded by the coding sequence TTGCTAGAGAGAAGAACGTCAATTCCAGTTAGCGAAGCCGTTGCGCGAGTGATGAAGTATGCGGGTGAAGCGCAGATCGAGCAAGTGTCAATCAATGACTGCGATGGACGATATTTGGGTGAAGATTTAGTTGCCACTGATGACGTGCCTAACTTTGACCGTTCCGCTTTTGATGGATTTGCGATTCGGACGGAAGATATAGAAGGGGCGACTTCTGAAAATCCGGTGATCCTTGAAGTAGTCGAGGAAATTGGAGCGGGCGATGTGCCGCTGAAAACGGTAGGATTAAACCAAGCGGTGAGAATTATGACAGGAGCCCAAATGCCTGTCGGAGCAACCGCGGTGATCCCGCTTGAATTAACGGAAACGTTTATAGATCAAGGTAAAACAAAGGTCAAAGCGAAACGATTCATAGAACAAGGGGACTATGTCACCTACCGTGGCCAAGATATGAAGGCGGGAACGCCGATCGTGGAAAAGGGGACGTATATTAATCCAGGGGTCAAAGCGTTATTGGCGACATTCGGTTATCATCAAGTGAAAGTAGCTAAGAAGCCGAAGGTCGGCGTATTTGCGACGGGTTCAGAGCTGTTGGATGTGGACGAGCCATTGGTTCCCGGTAAAATTAGAAATAGCAATGCCTATATGATTATTTCTCAAATCATTCGTTCGGGCGCGGAACCTGTCTATTTTGGCAAGTTGGCGGATGATTTAGAAGCATCGTTTGCGGCCATAACAAAAGCGTTGGCTGATGTTGATATACTTGTCACAACAGGCGGGGTGTCTGTTGGAGACTTTGATTACCTCCCGATTATTTATGATAGACTTGGCGCAGATGTTTTGTTTAACAAGATTGCGATGCGTCCTGGCAGTGTCACGACCGTTGCTCACTGGAATGGAAAAATACTGTTTGGCTTGTCCGGCAATCCGTCTGCTTGTTATGTCGGTTACGAACTTTACGCGCGTCCGATTGTTAAAACGTTGCTTTGTTCCAAAAAGCCGCATCTGCAACGGACTAAAGCTATTTTAGCGGAAGATTTCCCAAAGGTGAATCCGTTTACGCGTTTTGTGAGGAGCAAGATTTTTTACGAAGACAGTCAGCTATATGTCGCTCCAAGTGGAGCTGATAAATCGAACATCGTATCTTCACTAGCGTTGTGCAATTCGTTTATCGTGTTGCCTGGCGGAACAAGAGGATTCGCCATAGGAGACATAGTTGATGTGCTCTTGCTCGAAGATCATGACGGGGCGGAATGGCCATGGGACCAAACGAAGTAA
- a CDS encoding metal-sulfur cluster assembly factor yields the protein MTQIEQVYDQLRKVIDPELNINVVDLGLIYDVKLDQGKLEIAMTLTTPGCPLHDSIVNGVKYAVSTVEGVEQVDVELVWSPPWTPDHMTEAGRRALG from the coding sequence ATGACTCAAATCGAACAAGTATATGACCAATTGCGAAAAGTAATTGATCCCGAATTAAATATCAATGTCGTTGATTTAGGGTTAATTTATGATGTCAAGCTCGATCAAGGCAAACTTGAAATTGCAATGACGTTAACGACACCTGGTTGTCCGCTCCATGACAGCATAGTAAATGGCGTCAAATATGCGGTATCGACTGTTGAAGGAGTAGAGCAGGTCGACGTTGAACTTGTCTGGTCTCCTCCTTGGACTCCTGACCACATGACCGAAGCAGGAAGGAGAGCCCTCGGATAA
- a CDS encoding class I SAM-dependent methyltransferase: MISLTNRRLTFLNKFIQSPGQVGSITPSSIYLTKKMFDHVAWDEVDAIVELGAGTGVFTNYIFEHMADATTAVIIEKDAQMRQALQETYPSFYFGSDAAGMASLLKKLHTPQVDCIISGLPFANFSPQLRSEIMSVVLECLKPDGVFIAFQYSLQMKNMLKEHFNRVAINFEMRNVPPAFVYTCFGKKEE; the protein is encoded by the coding sequence TTGATCAGCTTAACGAATCGGCGTTTAACCTTTTTAAATAAATTTATCCAATCCCCGGGACAGGTTGGGAGCATAACCCCTAGTTCCATTTATTTAACCAAAAAGATGTTTGATCATGTAGCTTGGGACGAGGTGGACGCAATTGTTGAGTTGGGCGCCGGAACCGGCGTATTTACAAACTACATCTTTGAACATATGGCGGATGCAACAACGGCTGTCATTATTGAAAAGGATGCGCAGATGAGACAAGCTTTGCAGGAAACGTACCCCTCCTTTTACTTTGGTTCGGATGCGGCAGGGATGGCTAGTTTGCTTAAAAAGTTACATACACCTCAAGTTGATTGTATTATATCTGGGTTGCCGTTCGCTAATTTTTCGCCGCAGCTAAGGAGCGAAATCATGAGCGTTGTCCTAGAGTGTCTAAAACCCGATGGTGTGTTTATTGCGTTTCAATACTCGTTGCAGATGAAGAACATGTTAAAAGAGCATTTTAACCGCGTAGCGATCAACTTTGAAATGCGCAATGTTCCTCCCGCCTTTGTTTATACGTGCTTCGGCAAGAAGGAGGAGTAA
- a CDS encoding SDR family oxidoreductase: MNLNLKGKVALALASSQGLGKAIAAELVTEGASVMLASRDADKLASVQSELTGLGKGKVLFQQTDITKSAELEQLMKATIEQFGKIDILVNNAGGPPSGMFEEITDEQWQDTFELNLLSYIRSIRAALPELKKSNGRIINIASASIKQPIPGLILSNTFRTGIVGLTKTLAEELAPYGVLIHTVAPGRIATDRVAQLDQLQADRLGVSREEVEQLVQKQIPLGRYGTPQEFAKVVAFLVSDACTYMTGNAFLIDGGMIKSI; encoded by the coding sequence ATGAACCTAAATTTAAAAGGGAAGGTTGCGTTGGCGCTCGCTTCGAGTCAGGGGCTTGGCAAGGCGATTGCAGCGGAACTTGTGACGGAAGGCGCATCGGTCATGTTAGCCAGTCGGGACGCAGATAAATTGGCGTCTGTCCAGTCCGAATTAACAGGGTTGGGCAAAGGAAAGGTCCTTTTCCAACAGACAGATATTACGAAGTCTGCTGAACTTGAGCAATTGATGAAAGCAACAATTGAACAATTTGGAAAGATAGATATCCTTGTGAATAATGCGGGTGGACCACCGAGCGGGATGTTTGAAGAAATTACGGATGAACAATGGCAGGACACCTTTGAGCTAAACTTATTAAGCTATATTCGTTCGATTCGCGCTGCTCTACCTGAATTAAAGAAATCAAACGGCAGGATTATTAATATTGCTTCCGCATCGATTAAACAGCCGATTCCTGGATTGATTTTGTCGAATACATTTCGAACAGGGATTGTCGGCTTGACGAAAACATTAGCTGAAGAGTTGGCTCCTTATGGCGTTTTAATCCATACGGTTGCTCCGGGGCGAATTGCAACTGATCGTGTGGCGCAGTTGGATCAATTACAGGCTGATCGATTAGGAGTAAGCAGAGAAGAAGTTGAGCAACTGGTACAAAAGCAAATCCCGCTTGGTAGATATGGAACGCCGCAAGAGTTTGCGAAAGTGGTTGCATTTCTTGTTTCCGACGCTTGTACTTATATGACAGGCAATGCGTTTTTAATCGATGGCGGTATGATTAAATCTATTTAG
- a CDS encoding DUF2249 domain-containing protein, with the protein MSEPKTIELDVREDLKNKLDPYQKIMDAIRSFESGDIFILHVSLKPLPLFTVMKAKGFTHKAVQLDNKYWKVTFTKN; encoded by the coding sequence ATGAGTGAACCAAAAACAATCGAATTGGACGTTCGCGAGGATTTAAAAAATAAGCTTGATCCTTATCAAAAAATTATGGATGCAATACGATCGTTTGAATCGGGGGATATTTTCATCTTGCATGTCTCCCTCAAACCGCTTCCCTTATTCACTGTCATGAAAGCAAAAGGTTTTACGCATAAAGCTGTTCAGTTGGATAACAAATATTGGAAAGTAACATTTACGAAGAATTAA
- a CDS encoding MFS transporter has translation MKAGVERTGSTVRQGRIGADWDPENEHFWEVEGKRHASRNLWISIPALFLAFAVWQIWSVIAVKLNDVGFSFTQTELFTLAAIPGLSGATCRLFFTFMPGLVGGKNWTVISTAALLLPAVGIGVAIQNPETSFMTMALMAALCGIGGGNFSSSMANIHFFFPRRAKGTANGLNAGLGNLGVSAVQFITPIAIGAGMVTGIAGASQQLPTGGEVWIQNAAYVWVIPIVIVTIAAFFGMDNLPNAKQSISEQAMIFKNKHTWIMTWLYTMCFGSFIGYSAAFPLLIKSEFPEVNAVGLAFLGPLVGASFRPVGGWISDKLGGAMVTFWDTLIMILATIGVVFFLNTHHFIGFLTMFILLFFTTGIANGSTFRMIPFIFEAKQAAPVLGFTGAIAAFGAFLIPKLFGWSISQTGSANVALYIFLGYYGLSLLICWYYYARKNAEVKC, from the coding sequence ATGAAAGCAGGGGTTGAAAGGACAGGATCGACTGTCCGACAGGGGAGGATTGGAGCCGATTGGGATCCAGAAAATGAACATTTTTGGGAAGTGGAAGGAAAAAGACATGCAAGTCGAAATTTGTGGATTTCGATACCCGCTCTATTTTTAGCTTTTGCGGTATGGCAAATCTGGTCAGTGATCGCTGTTAAATTAAATGATGTCGGATTTAGTTTTACCCAGACGGAACTATTTACACTTGCGGCTATACCTGGACTTAGCGGAGCAACATGTCGACTTTTTTTTACCTTTATGCCTGGTTTAGTAGGCGGGAAAAATTGGACAGTGATCAGTACGGCTGCGCTCTTGCTTCCAGCGGTTGGAATTGGCGTTGCCATTCAAAACCCGGAGACTTCGTTTATGACGATGGCGCTTATGGCCGCTTTGTGCGGAATTGGCGGAGGGAATTTTTCATCATCGATGGCTAATATACATTTCTTTTTTCCGCGAAGAGCGAAGGGGACAGCGAATGGGCTGAATGCGGGCCTCGGAAACTTAGGCGTCAGCGCCGTTCAATTTATTACGCCTATCGCGATTGGAGCGGGGATGGTAACGGGAATCGCAGGCGCTTCGCAACAACTGCCGACAGGCGGTGAGGTATGGATTCAAAACGCTGCTTATGTGTGGGTCATACCGATTGTAATTGTAACGATTGCCGCATTTTTTGGAATGGACAATCTGCCAAATGCCAAACAATCCATTTCAGAACAAGCGATGATATTTAAAAATAAGCACACGTGGATTATGACTTGGTTGTATACGATGTGCTTTGGTTCATTCATCGGTTATTCTGCCGCGTTCCCCTTATTGATCAAATCTGAGTTTCCAGAAGTGAATGCTGTTGGATTGGCTTTCTTAGGTCCGTTAGTCGGGGCCAGTTTCAGGCCTGTTGGCGGTTGGATATCAGATAAGCTGGGCGGGGCAATGGTGACGTTTTGGGATACATTGATCATGATTTTGGCTACGATCGGGGTCGTTTTCTTCTTGAATACACACCATTTTATTGGTTTTTTGACGATGTTTATTTTACTGTTTTTTACAACAGGGATTGCCAATGGCTCTACCTTTCGGATGATCCCATTTATTTTTGAGGCGAAACAGGCCGCGCCTGTGCTTGGCTTTACGGGCGCGATTGCCGCTTTTGGGGCATTTCTGATCCCTAAATTATTTGGTTGGTCGATTAGTCAGACCGGTTCCGCCAATGTTGCTCTCTATATTTTTCTTGGTTACTATGGCTTAAGTCTGTTGATCTGCTGGTACTATTATGCGAGAAAGAATGCAGAGGTCAAATGCTAG
- the cobA gene encoding uroporphyrinogen-III C-methyltransferase yields MVKGKVYLVGAGPGDPKLITLRGLECIQEADVIVYDRLANPILLEHRNERAELIYAGKLPHNHTLRQECINQLLVDHALQGKVVTRLKGGDPCVFGRVGEEAEALASNRVKFEIVPGITSGIAAPAFAGIPITHRDYGSNFAMVTGHMGAGKEDSDVKWRALAQGIDTIAFYMGVSNLPVICEQLITNGKSAQTPVAAITWGTTENQRTVTATLETIEEEVIKAQISHPAIIIVGEVVRLREKLSWFDELELAEQIN; encoded by the coding sequence GTGGTCAAAGGAAAAGTGTATTTGGTCGGGGCGGGGCCTGGCGATCCAAAATTGATTACTTTACGAGGATTGGAATGTATTCAGGAAGCGGATGTCATTGTGTATGATCGTTTGGCGAATCCAATCTTATTGGAACATCGAAATGAACGGGCTGAGTTAATATACGCGGGAAAATTACCGCATAATCACACGCTTCGTCAAGAGTGTATCAATCAGTTACTTGTCGACCATGCCTTGCAAGGGAAAGTTGTAACCCGTCTCAAAGGGGGAGACCCGTGTGTGTTTGGTCGCGTCGGAGAGGAAGCTGAAGCGTTAGCTTCAAATAGAGTGAAATTTGAAATTGTGCCCGGAATTACTTCGGGGATTGCCGCTCCTGCTTTTGCGGGAATTCCAATTACACATCGGGATTATGGATCAAATTTTGCAATGGTGACCGGACATATGGGCGCAGGGAAAGAAGATTCGGATGTGAAATGGCGGGCTTTGGCGCAAGGAATCGATACGATTGCCTTTTATATGGGGGTTTCCAATTTGCCAGTCATTTGTGAGCAATTGATTACAAATGGGAAATCAGCGCAGACGCCTGTTGCTGCAATTACATGGGGCACAACGGAAAATCAGCGAACGGTTACGGCAACATTGGAAACGATTGAAGAAGAAGTGATCAAGGCTCAGATTTCACACCCGGCGATTATTATCGTTGGTGAAGTCGTGCGTCTTCGAGAAAAGTTAAGCTGGTTTGATGAACTTGAATTGGCTGAACAGATTAATTAA
- a CDS encoding CoA-binding protein: MQNPSKEEIKQILVDAKTIAIVGLSDNPDRISYQVAKRMQSYGYKIIPVNPMIKEALGEKAVATLTEIKEPVDIINVFRRVDQIMPVAEEAVEYGQGKVFWMQLGLVHEEAAALCKQHGMSVIMDYCIKVAYAELIQS, from the coding sequence ATGCAAAATCCATCGAAAGAAGAAATTAAACAAATTTTAGTAGACGCGAAAACGATTGCTATTGTCGGCTTGTCTGATAACCCGGATCGAATCAGTTATCAAGTGGCTAAAAGAATGCAAAGCTATGGGTATAAGATCATCCCTGTTAATCCGATGATTAAGGAAGCATTAGGCGAAAAAGCAGTGGCGACCTTGACGGAGATTAAAGAACCTGTCGACATTATTAATGTGTTCCGACGTGTGGATCAAATTATGCCCGTTGCCGAAGAAGCGGTTGAATACGGACAAGGCAAAGTGTTCTGGATGCAGTTAGGGTTGGTTCATGAAGAGGCTGCCGCCTTGTGTAAACAACATGGAATGTCGGTTATCATGGATTATTGTATCAAAGTAGCTTATGCTGAACTGATTCAGTCATAA
- a CDS encoding YwiC-like family protein has translation MKLVIPKQHGAWAMLIAPFVIGVGACGFIGYHVPLFIGWTLLYLATYPILLAFKREDLRSYFRSILTYLIPALLCLSVTLVYSWRLLLIGLLMLPFFLVNLYYAKKNRERSFINGLCATVIFSIGGLASYYLGTGYLDNKAAIVWALSVLFFTGSLFFVKSMIREKRNIMFRVISSGYHVLLLVISWALGVPWLFFAFLPSTIRSTAFYGKPLSIKGVGIVEVVNSVYFIIMCLVYL, from the coding sequence ATGAAATTAGTGATACCGAAGCAACATGGAGCATGGGCGATGCTTATTGCCCCGTTTGTGATAGGGGTTGGAGCATGTGGTTTTATTGGCTATCATGTTCCTTTATTCATTGGTTGGACCTTGCTTTATTTAGCGACCTATCCGATTTTGTTAGCGTTTAAAAGAGAAGATCTTCGTTCTTACTTCCGCTCTATTCTCACTTACCTTATTCCTGCTCTGCTCTGTTTAAGTGTTACGCTAGTGTATAGTTGGCGATTGTTGTTGATTGGCTTGCTGATGCTTCCCTTCTTTCTCGTTAATCTGTATTATGCGAAGAAAAATCGAGAACGCTCATTCATTAATGGACTGTGCGCGACGGTTATCTTTTCAATCGGTGGTTTAGCCAGTTATTATTTAGGAACTGGCTATCTTGACAATAAGGCGGCTATCGTTTGGGCCCTTTCTGTGTTGTTTTTTACAGGTAGTCTCTTTTTTGTAAAGTCGATGATTCGGGAAAAAAGGAACATAATGTTTCGAGTCATATCTTCGGGCTATCACGTTCTGCTGCTTGTGATTAGTTGGGCGCTGGGCGTTCCTTGGTTGTTTTTTGCGTTTTTACCAAGTACAATAAGGAGTACAGCATTTTATGGAAAACCTCTTTCCATCAAGGGTGTTGGAATAGTTGAAGTTGTAAACTCAGTTTATTTTATAATCATGTGCCTCGTTTATTTGTGA
- a CDS encoding DUF2249 domain-containing protein yields the protein MILDNRGLQPPEPMMRTLKALDELQVGQRLSIINDRRPMFLYEELEERGFSHQTIVRDDGGYQIDITK from the coding sequence ATGATTTTAGATAATAGAGGGTTGCAACCCCCTGAACCGATGATGAGAACATTGAAAGCGCTCGATGAATTACAGGTCGGACAGCGTCTAAGTATCATCAACGATCGCCGTCCGATGTTTTTATATGAGGAGTTAGAAGAACGCGGATTTTCCCATCAGACGATCGTACGGGATGATGGGGGCTATCAAATTGATATTACAAAATAA